The Streptomyces sp. NBC_01439 genome contains the following window.
CGGCGGGGCCGTGGTGGACCTGACGCCCGTGGCCGTCCGGGAATGGGCGATCCGGTTGTTCGGCACCTCCGACAAGCTGGTGCTGGGCCTCGGCATCCTGCTCGTCCTGGCCGCGGTCGCCGTCGGCACCGGGCTGCTCGCCGTGCGCCACCTCCCGGCCGCGATCGCCGTCACGGGCGGATTCGGGCTGGTGGGGGCCCTGGCCGCGCTCAGCCGGCCGGAGGCCTCCTGGCGGGACGCGCTGCCCTCCCTGGTGGGCGCACTGGTCTCGGCCGGGGTGCTGTACCTGCTGGTCACGGCCGGCAAGCGGGCCCGCCCGGCCGGAGCTGCGCCGGGCGGCGCCGGGTCGATGGACCGGCGCGGCTTCGGCCGGCTGGTGGTCGCCGTCCTGGCGGCGTCGGCCGGGGTCGGACTCGGGGCACGACGGCTCGGTGCGCACGGCAGCGCCGACGCCACCGCCTCCCGGGCCCGCTTCGTCCTCCCCCGGCCCACCGTGCCCGCGCCGCCGGTGCCCGCCGGCGCGGACCTGCGGGTGCCCGGGCTAGGCCCCTTCCTCACCCCGGACCAGGACTTCTACCGGGTGGACACCGCGCTGGTCGTCCCGCGCGTGGACGCGGACAGCTGGCGACTGCGCATCCACGGGGAGGGGGTGGCCCGGCCCCTGACCCTGGATCTGCGAGGGCTCCTCGCCCGCCCGGTGGTCGAGCACGACATCACCCTCACCTGCGTGTCCAACGAGGTCGGCGGCCCGTACGCGGGCAACGCCCGCTGGCTCGGCGTACGCCTCGCGGACGTGCTCCGCGAAGCGGGGGTGCGGCCGCCGTCCGAGGGCGGGCCCGCCGACCAGCTGGTGGCGCGTTCGGTGGACGGCATGACCATCGGCACACCGGTCGAGACGGTCATGGACGGGCGGGCGGCGCTGTTGGCCGTCGGCATGAACGGCCGACCGCTGCCCTTCGCCCACGGGTTCCCGGTCCGGATGGTCGTACCGGGCCTGTACGGGTACGTCTCCGCCTGCAAATGGGTCACCGAGCTGCGGCTGACCACCTTCGCCGCCTACGACGCCTACTGGGTGCGCCGCTCCTGGGCCCAGCAGGCCGTGGTCAAGACGCAGTCGCGGATCGACACCCCGCGCCCGTACGCCGACCTGCCGCCGGGCCGGGTGCCCGTCGCCGGGGTGGCGTGGGCCCAGCACCGCGGGATCGAGCGGGTCCAGGTACGGGTGGACGACGGCCCCTGGCAGGAGGCGCGGCTCGGGACGGCGGACGGCGTCGACACCTGGCGCCAGTGGGTGTGGCCGTGGCAGGCGACCCCCGGGCCGCACATCCTGGAGGTCCGCGCGACGGACGGCACGGGCACGGTGCAAACGGGCGTCCGCACCGGGACCGTGCCGGACGGGGCGACGGGGTGGCACGCGGTGGACGTGCGCGTCCGGGCGCTAGGAAGCGGCGGTGGCCTGTCGGCCGGGGCGGACCGGCAGTGAGCGGACGTTGTTGCTGATGAAGCTGTTCTGGTACGGGAGTTCGGCGTCCGGGACCGCCAGGTCGAGGTCGGGGAAGCGGGTGAAGAGCCGCTCCAGGGCGATCGTCGCCTCCAGCCGAGCGAGCGGAGCGCCGGTGCAGTAATGGGCGCCGTGGCCGAAGGCGAGGCTGCGGGCGGCGGTGGGTCGAGTGATGTCGAAGCGGTCGGCGTCCGGCCCGTGGAAGGACGCGTCGCGGCCCGCCGCGCTGTATCCGGCGAGCACCGGCGTGCCCTGCGGGATCACGGTGCCGTCGACGGTCAGGTCCCGGGTGGGGTAGCGGAACGGAAACCAGCTGACCGGGGTGTCCCAGCGCAGGGTCTCGTCCACCACGTCCGACCAGGTCGCCTTGGCGTCCAGGACCAGCGCGAGCTGGTCGCGGTGGGTGCACAGGGCGCGGACCGCGTTGACGATGAGGTTGAGGGTGGTCTCGTGGCCCGCGACGAGCATCAGCCGCATGGTGCCGATGAGTTCGATCCCGGTGAGCCGGTCCCCGTCGTCCTCGCGGGCGGCGATCAGCGCACTGGTGAGGTCCTCGCCGGGGTTCGCGGCGCGGGCGGCCGCGATCGTGCTGGTCAGGGCCATGAGTTCCTGGAGGGCGGCCATCTTCTCGGCCGGGGTGAGGTCGGTGGCGATGACCACCTGGTTGGCCAGGTGGTGCAGCCGGCCCCGGTGCTCGGGGTCCACGCCGAGCAGCTCGCAGATGACGTTCATCGGGAGCGGGAGCGCGAAGTGCTCGTACAGGTCGGCGGTCCCGTCGGGGGATCCGGCCGCGGCCCGCCCGAGGTCGTCGAGGAGTTCGGCGGTCAGCTCCTCGACGCGCGGCCGCAGCCGTTCGACCTGGCGGACGGTGAAGGCCTTGCCGACCAGCCCGCGCAGGCGGCGGTGGTCGGCGTCGTCCGCGGTGTGCATGCCCTGGGCGTTGGAGAAGACCCGCAGCGGCCAGTCGGCGGGGATGGTGCCGTCGTGCAGGGCGGGGAAGTGCCGGGCGTTCTTGGCCACGTCGGGGTGGGCGAGGAACTCCTTCAGCGCGTCGTGTCCCAGGACGACCGCTCCCGGGACCCCACCGGGGAGCACGACCTCCGCCACCGCGCCGTGCTCGGCGCGCAGCCGGGCGTTGAGGGCGTGCGGGCAGCCGCCGGCGGGGTCGATCACGTAGGGGGTGCTCTGGCCCTGCGGGACGGGTGAGATGTGGGACGACAAGCCGGTTCTCCTGATCTGATGGACGAGACTCGGTCAACAGTGCGGCCTCGGGGGCGGGTTGGACAAGTCCGTTGCCGTCCCGTCCCAGAACCGGCCGGAGGCGGCACCCGCGGTGGCGGCGGCCCGGGCGATGGGACCCGGCGGCTCTGGTGGCCGACGGGCCGTTTGCCGTCGGCAGCGGCGGTGTCCGTCATAGGGTCGGGGCATGCCGGAAACACAGCGGACTCTTGAAGGCAGGGTGGCCCTCGTGGCCGGGGCGACGCGCGGCGCGGGCCGGGGCATCGCGGTCCAGTTGGGTGCGCGGGGTGCGACCGTGTACGTGTCGGGGCGCAGCACCCGGGGCAGACGTTCGGAGTACGACCGGCCCGAGACAATCGAGGAGACGGCCGAGCTGGTCACCGCGGCGGGCGGCCGGGGCGTCCCGGTGGTCGCCGACCACCTGGTGCCGGCGGAGGTCGAGGCCCTGGTCGGACGGATCGACGCGGAACAGGGCCGGCTGGACGTCCTGGTCAATGACGTCTGGGGCGGGGAGCTGCTCTTCGAGTGGGAGAGCACGGTCTGGGAGCACGACCTGGACAAGGGGCTGCGACTGATGCGGCTGGCCGTGGAGACCCACGCGATCACCAGCCATTTCGCGGTGCCGTTGCTGCTGCGCGAGCCGGGCGGGCTGGTGGTGGAGATGACGGACGGAACCGCCGAGTACAACGCCAGTCGCTACCGGGTGTCCTTCTTCTACGACATCGCCAAGTCCTCGGTGTTGCGCATGGCGTTCGCGCTGGGGCACGAGCTGGGGCCGCGGGGCGCCACGGCGGTGGCACTGACGCCGGGCTGGCTGCGCTCGGAGATGATGCTCGACACCTTCGGGGTGACGGAGGCGAACTGGCGGGACGCATTGGCGAAGGTCCCGCACTTCGCCATCTCCGAGACCCCGTCGTACGTGGGCCGGGCGGTCGCGGCCCTCGCCACGGACCCGGAGGTGGCCCGCTGGAACGGCCGGTCCCTCTCCAGCGGGCAGCTCGCCCGGGAGTACGGCTTCACGGACCTCGACGGCAGCCGCCCGGACGCCTGGCGCTACATGGTCGAGGTCCAGGACCCGGACCGCCCCGCGGACACCACGGGCTACCGCTGACCGGTCCGTCCCGCCCGTTCCTGCCCGTCCCGGACCGGCGCGGGCGGGCAGGACGCCGGGTCAGCGCGCGGGTCGGGAGTCGACGAGGCGGGCCAGGCCGTCGAGGACGCACTGGAGACCGAAGGTCCAGAGCGTCTGCGGGTGGTATCCGGCGACCGCCGCACCCACCCTTCCGGCGAGCGGGTAGCGCTCGGGGTCCAGCGCCCGGGCCAGCAGCGGCTCGCTGACGGCCCACCAGTCCTCCTGGCTCTGGCGACTGTTGTGCGCCGCGTCGTCGGCGACCCCCAGGGCGTGCGCGTGGACGAAGCCGAGGAGGTGGGCCAGGCCCGCGTCCATCTCGACGTCGGTGAGGCCGATGCCCTCGAAGGCCGCCAGCTCGTACTCGTACTTCCCGATGACTCCGGGCCCCAGCGGCGGGCGGGTGACCGCCAGGTCCGCGATCCAGGGGTGGCGGGCGAGCAGGTCGCGGTTGTCCTCGGCCACGCGGGTGACCTCGATCTGCCACGGGTCCCGCGCGCCGGGCGGCCGGCGCTCCATGCGCTCGTACGCCCCGTCCAGCATCAGGTCGAGGAGTTCGGCCTTGCCGGGGACGTACGTGTAGAGGGTCATGGGCGTCACGGCCAGCCGCTGGGCCAGGGCGCGCATGGTGAGCGCGGCCAGTCCGGCCTCGTCGGCGAGTTCGGTCGCGGCCCGGACCACGGCGTCGACGGTGAGGCCCTGCCGCGGGCCGCGCCGGCCCGGCCGGGCCGACTGTTGCCCCCGCTCCCGCCACAGCAGCTCCAGCGTACGGACGGGGTCGCCCGCCCCACTGCGGTCCTTCGCCATGTGCGGTCCTCCAAGCGCGTGGCCCATAAATCACTGTACGACGTATAGAGTACAGTGTAGAAAGTAAGCTCCAGACACCGCCACGCGAGGAGTTCCGTGCAGATCGCCGCCGACAGCCATCAGGTCATCCAGGTCCGCGGAGCGCGGGAGAACAACCTGACGGACATCTCCCTCGACATCCCCAAGCGCCGACTCACCGTCTTCACCGGTGTCTCCGGCTCCGGCAAGTCCTCCCTCGTCTTCGGCACCATCGCCGCCGAGTCGCAGCGGATGATCAACGAGACGTACACGGCGTTCATCCAGTCCTTCCTTCCGAGTCAGGGCCGGCCCGACGTGGACGGGCTGCACAACCTGAGCGCCGCCATCGTCGTCGACCAGGAGCGGATGGGCGCGAACTCCCGCTCCACGGTCGGTACCGCCACCGACGCCTCCACCATGTTGCGGATCGTCTTCTCCCGCCTCGGCGTCCCGCACATCGGCGCGTCCACCGCCTTCAGCTTCAACTCCCCGGAGGGCATGTGCCCGCGCTGCGAGGGCATCGGGCAGGTCTCCGACATCGACGTCGACCAGCTGGTGGACCGTGAACTCTCCCTCAACGAGGGCGCGATCACCGTCCCCGGCTACGCGGTGGACACCTGGTACTGGCAGAACATGGTCAACTCCGGCTTCTACTCCGCCGACATCAAGCTCAAGGACTTCACGGAGCAGGAGTGGGCCGACCTCCTGCACACGGGCCCGGTGAAGGTGAAGTCCGGCTCCACCAACTACACCTACGAGGGCCTGATCACGAAGATCCAGCGGACGTACCTGTCCAAGGACCGCGATGCGATGCAGGCCCACATCAGGGCCTTCGTCGACCGCGCCGTGGTCTTCACCGACTGCCCCGACTGCGGCGGCGCGCGCCTGTCCGCAGCGGCACGGTCTTCGCGCATCGACGGGCTGAACATCGCCGAGTGCTCGGCGATGCAGATCAGCGACCTGGCCTCGTTCGTCCGCCGGATCGACGACCCCGCCGTGGCCCCGCTGCTCACCGGCCTACGGGGCCTACTCGACTCCCTCGTGGAGATCGGCCTGGGCTACCTCAGCCTGGACCGCCCCTCCGGCACCCTGTCCGGCGGCGAGGCCCAGCGGGTCAAGATGGTGCGCCACCTCGGATCCTCGCTCACGGACGTCACGTACGTCTTCGACGAGCCGACGACCGGCCTGCACCCGCACGACATCCAGCGCATGAACGACCTCCTGCTGCGGCTGCGCGACAAGGGCAACACCGTGCTGGTGGTGGAGCACAAGCCCGAGGTCATCGCGATCGCCGACCACGTCGTCGACCTCGGCCCCGGCGCGGGCACGGCCGGCGGGCACCTGTGCTACAGCGGGGACGTGGCCGGGCTGCGCGCCTCCGGCACCCTCACCGGGCGCCATCTCGGACACCGGGCGCGGCTGCGGGAGTCGGTGCGCACCCCGCGCGGACACCTGTCGATCAAGGACGCCGATCTGCACAACCTGAAGGACGTCAGTGTGGAGGTGCCGCTGGGGGTACTGGCGGTGGTGACCGGGGTCGCCGGTTCGGGCAAGAGCTCGCTCATCCACGGGTACCTGGCCCGGCGGGACGGGGTGGTGGTGGCCGACCAGTCGCCGATCCGCGGCTCGCGCCGGTCCAATCCGGCCACCTACACAGGGCTGCTGGGGCCGATCCGGACGGCCTTTGCCAAGGCCAACGGGGTCAAGGCGGCGCTGTTCAGCGCCAATTCGGAGGGCGCCTGCCCGAAGTGCAACGGCCTCGGGCTGGTCTACACGGACCTGGCGATGATGGCCGCGGTCGCCTCGGTCTGCGAGGAGTGCGAGGGCCGGCGGTTCACGCCCGAGGTGCTCACGTACCGGCTGCGCGGCAAGAACATTAGCGAGGTGCTGAACATGCCGGTCGCGGAGGCGCACGCGTTCTTCCCCACCGGGCAGGCGCGCGCGGTCCTCGGCCGGCTGGCCGACGTCGGACTCTCGTACCTGCGGCTCGGGCAGCCGCTCAACACCCTGTCGGGCGGGGAGCGGCAGCGGCTCAAGCTCGCCATCAGCATGGCCGAGAAGTCCTCGACGTACATCCTGGACGAGCCGACGACCGGCCTGCACATGGCCGATGTGGACAAGCTGTTGGCCCTGCTGGACCGGCTCGTCGACGACGGGAATTCGGTGATCGTCATCGAACACCACCAGGCGGTGATGGCGCACGCCGACTGGCTGATCGACATCGGCCCGGGCGGCGGCCACGCCGGCGGCGAGGTCGTCTTCGAGGGCACTCCGGCGGACCTGGTGGCCGGGGCGGACACCCTGACCGCCCGTCACCTGCGGGAGTACGTGGGCTCGTAGCCCGGCGCCGGACGCCGGACGCCTTGCGTACGCTGCGCACGGCGTCCGCAGCGTCGGTTGGGCCGGCCGCCCGTCAGCAGACGAACGGACGCGCCCACGGCGCACCCGTGGAAGCTGCGCGAGGAGCACTTCGGCCACGGACTCCAGCGGGTCCCGGACGGCCCGGAGGCGCGGCTCAGCCTCGACCGAGGTCCTGCGGCGGCGGCAGACGCAGTTCGCGGTCCCCCCCGAGCGGGGCGAAGAAGCGCTCCACGTCGGCGTCGGTCACCTCGGCCAGGGTGGCCGGCGACCAGTGCGGATCGCGGTCCTTGTCGACGACCTGCGCCCGGATGCCCTCGACCAGGTCGGGCGCGGTCAGCCCGTTGCAGGAGACCCGGAACTCCTGGGCCAGCACCCGCTCCAGCGGGCCGAGCTCCGCGGCCCGGCGCAGTGCGGCGAGGGTGACCTTGAGGGCGGTCGGGGACTTGGCCAAGATCGTCTCGGCGGCTTCCTCGGCGGCGGGCTCCCCCTGGCCGAGCAACCGCTCCACGATCTCCTCGACGGTGGCGGCCGCGTAGCAGTGGTCGATCCAGCCGCGCCGGTCGGCGAGTTCACCGGGCCCGGGGGTGGCGGCGTACCGCGGGAGCACCTCACGGGCGGGTGCCCCGGCCAGGGCGGCGGTCAGCTCCGGGAGCCGGTCGGCCGGTACGAAGTGGTCGGCGAGCCCGCACAGCAGCGCGTCGGCGGCGCCGACCGCCGTGCCGGTGAGGGCGAGGTGGGTGCCGAGTTCGCCGGGCGCACGGCCGAGCAGGTAGGTGCCGCCGACGTCGGGCACGAAGCCGATGCCGGTCTCGGGCATGGCCACGCGGGAGCGTTCGGTGACGATCCGGACCGATCCGTGGGCGGAGACGCCGACGCCGCCGCCCATGGTGATGCCGTCCATGAGGGCCACGTACGGCTTGGGGTAGCGGGCGATGCGGGCGTTGAGCCGGTACTCGTCGCGCCAGAAACCGGCGGATGCGGTGTTCCCGGCCTTGGCGTCGTCGTGGATGGCCCGGATGTCCCCGCCCGCGCACAGGCCGCGCTCACCGGCGCCGCGCATCAGGACCTGATGGACGGCGGGATCGGCCGCCCATGCGGCGAGGGCTTCGTCGATGCGGATCACCATGGGGCGGGTGAGGGCGTTGAGGGCTTTGGGGCGGTTGAGGGTGACCACCCCGGTCCGGCCTTCGATGTGGAGCAGCACGGTGTCCGCGTCGTCGGGCTGCGGGGCTTCGGCCCGCGGGTCTTCGGCCTGCGCGTCTTCGGTCTTCACACCGGCCAGTATCACCGTGGCCCGCGCCGCTCCCGGCATCGGGCGCTCCCGGGGCGTACCGTGGTCGGCCATGCGGAAGATCGTGCTGATGGCCGGGGTGTCGCTCGACGGGTTCATCGAGGGGCCGGACCGGGACATCGGCTGGCACCAGGTCGACGAAGAGCTGCACCAGCACATGAACGAC
Protein-coding sequences here:
- a CDS encoding TetR/AcrR family transcriptional regulator, with the protein product MAKDRSGAGDPVRTLELLWRERGQQSARPGRRGPRQGLTVDAVVRAATELADEAGLAALTMRALAQRLAVTPMTLYTYVPGKAELLDLMLDGAYERMERRPPGARDPWQIEVTRVAEDNRDLLARHPWIADLAVTRPPLGPGVIGKYEYELAAFEGIGLTDVEMDAGLAHLLGFVHAHALGVADDAAHNSRQSQEDWWAVSEPLLARALDPERYPLAGRVGAAVAGYHPQTLWTFGLQCVLDGLARLVDSRPAR
- a CDS encoding SDR family oxidoreductase, encoding MPETQRTLEGRVALVAGATRGAGRGIAVQLGARGATVYVSGRSTRGRRSEYDRPETIEETAELVTAAGGRGVPVVADHLVPAEVEALVGRIDAEQGRLDVLVNDVWGGELLFEWESTVWEHDLDKGLRLMRLAVETHAITSHFAVPLLLREPGGLVVEMTDGTAEYNASRYRVSFFYDIAKSSVLRMAFALGHELGPRGATAVALTPGWLRSEMMLDTFGVTEANWRDALAKVPHFAISETPSYVGRAVAALATDPEVARWNGRSLSSGQLAREYGFTDLDGSRPDAWRYMVEVQDPDRPADTTGYR
- a CDS encoding molybdopterin-dependent oxidoreductase; translation: MGAVSGIVAAVAGLASAQLAAAAAGRPEASPVTAVGGAVVDLTPVAVREWAIRLFGTSDKLVLGLGILLVLAAVAVGTGLLAVRHLPAAIAVTGGFGLVGALAALSRPEASWRDALPSLVGALVSAGVLYLLVTAGKRARPAGAAPGGAGSMDRRGFGRLVVAVLAASAGVGLGARRLGAHGSADATASRARFVLPRPTVPAPPVPAGADLRVPGLGPFLTPDQDFYRVDTALVVPRVDADSWRLRIHGEGVARPLTLDLRGLLARPVVEHDITLTCVSNEVGGPYAGNARWLGVRLADVLREAGVRPPSEGGPADQLVARSVDGMTIGTPVETVMDGRAALLAVGMNGRPLPFAHGFPVRMVVPGLYGYVSACKWVTELRLTTFAAYDAYWVRRSWAQQAVVKTQSRIDTPRPYADLPPGRVPVAGVAWAQHRGIERVQVRVDDGPWQEARLGTADGVDTWRQWVWPWQATPGPHILEVRATDGTGTVQTGVRTGTVPDGATGWHAVDVRVRALGSGGGLSAGADRQ
- a CDS encoding excinuclease ABC subunit UvrA yields the protein MQIAADSHQVIQVRGARENNLTDISLDIPKRRLTVFTGVSGSGKSSLVFGTIAAESQRMINETYTAFIQSFLPSQGRPDVDGLHNLSAAIVVDQERMGANSRSTVGTATDASTMLRIVFSRLGVPHIGASTAFSFNSPEGMCPRCEGIGQVSDIDVDQLVDRELSLNEGAITVPGYAVDTWYWQNMVNSGFYSADIKLKDFTEQEWADLLHTGPVKVKSGSTNYTYEGLITKIQRTYLSKDRDAMQAHIRAFVDRAVVFTDCPDCGGARLSAAARSSRIDGLNIAECSAMQISDLASFVRRIDDPAVAPLLTGLRGLLDSLVEIGLGYLSLDRPSGTLSGGEAQRVKMVRHLGSSLTDVTYVFDEPTTGLHPHDIQRMNDLLLRLRDKGNTVLVVEHKPEVIAIADHVVDLGPGAGTAGGHLCYSGDVAGLRASGTLTGRHLGHRARLRESVRTPRGHLSIKDADLHNLKDVSVEVPLGVLAVVTGVAGSGKSSLIHGYLARRDGVVVADQSPIRGSRRSNPATYTGLLGPIRTAFAKANGVKAALFSANSEGACPKCNGLGLVYTDLAMMAAVASVCEECEGRRFTPEVLTYRLRGKNISEVLNMPVAEAHAFFPTGQARAVLGRLADVGLSYLRLGQPLNTLSGGERQRLKLAISMAEKSSTYILDEPTTGLHMADVDKLLALLDRLVDDGNSVIVIEHHQAVMAHADWLIDIGPGGGHAGGEVVFEGTPADLVAGADTLTARHLREYVGS
- a CDS encoding enoyl-CoA hydratase/isomerase family protein — encoded protein: MADHGTPRERPMPGAARATVILAGVKTEDAQAEDPRAEAPQPDDADTVLLHIEGRTGVVTLNRPKALNALTRPMVIRIDEALAAWAADPAVHQVLMRGAGERGLCAGGDIRAIHDDAKAGNTASAGFWRDEYRLNARIARYPKPYVALMDGITMGGGVGVSAHGSVRIVTERSRVAMPETGIGFVPDVGGTYLLGRAPGELGTHLALTGTAVGAADALLCGLADHFVPADRLPELTAALAGAPAREVLPRYAATPGPGELADRRGWIDHCYAAATVEEIVERLLGQGEPAAEEAAETILAKSPTALKVTLAALRRAAELGPLERVLAQEFRVSCNGLTAPDLVEGIRAQVVDKDRDPHWSPATLAEVTDADVERFFAPLGGDRELRLPPPQDLGRG
- a CDS encoding cytochrome P450 family protein, producing the protein MSSHISPVPQGQSTPYVIDPAGGCPHALNARLRAEHGAVAEVVLPGGVPGAVVLGHDALKEFLAHPDVAKNARHFPALHDGTIPADWPLRVFSNAQGMHTADDADHRRLRGLVGKAFTVRQVERLRPRVEELTAELLDDLGRAAAGSPDGTADLYEHFALPLPMNVICELLGVDPEHRGRLHHLANQVVIATDLTPAEKMAALQELMALTSTIAAARAANPGEDLTSALIAAREDDGDRLTGIELIGTMRLMLVAGHETTLNLIVNAVRALCTHRDQLALVLDAKATWSDVVDETLRWDTPVSWFPFRYPTRDLTVDGTVIPQGTPVLAGYSAAGRDASFHGPDADRFDITRPTAARSLAFGHGAHYCTGAPLARLEATIALERLFTRFPDLDLAVPDAELPYQNSFISNNVRSLPVRPGRQATAAS